TTCACAAGTAATAATCACATAGGGAGAAGGGGGCCAGGAAAGAGAAAATAATACAAATGGAAATGGCAGATAACAAAACCACAACATAATACAATAGCATTACTAGCAAGAAAACTGCATCCAAAAGGCATGAATTTGAGAGAGGAattacaaaatcatcaaaaacaacaaGGGTTGAACATCTATATAAAGGTAAAGTTCAGCAACTCTGACCTTTTATTGATGTATGCCAATAGTCTATTTGTAAGATAGCAAACTGTATACGATGGATATTTACTTCGAACTCTAGAAATGTGATCCAAAAGTGTGTCACTAGTTACTAGATCACAAAACTCTGCAGCCTCAGATACAATTAATACATACTGAATCTCTAGTCCATCAGGAGAAAGCTGCAAAAAGAAAAGCAGATGATCTATGTCAAGAAACAGTTACtaaaggttttcttttcttttttgtttacaAGCAAAGAATTGAAAAATACCCAACTGATAGATAGAAGAAGCAAAACtcccaaattaaaaaatattttgaaagccTGTTATTGAGAAATTATTTTTGCCAGAATTTATCAGTAACATACGATACAATGTGTCTTCACTATACTGAATATCATCTAAAAGCATATCTTTGCACCTTAGAAGCACTAAACCTAACCAACAATTGCAACATATTTGACAGTCAAGTTCAGCATGAAAAGTCTAGGAAAATATAATATGTCTAAATTTTTAAAGGTGAGCCCAGCCAACATGATTAGGTAATAAGGTATAAGCTACACAAAAACTAGAGTCCAATGGTACTAAGCAGTTAACACCACCATAtcaaaaaaattaaccaaaattttcaagtaaataaatagaaggaaaagagaagaaaagaagcagAATTAATTTAAAAGCTCACTGTGATCCTGAGGCCATGGATGGTTAGTACAATATAATATGTTATAGACgacatttaaaaaaaatcaactcaaacCCACCAGTGTAAAGATAAATTAAATTCTGACCATAGAATTAAGAAATTCATTAAATCCAAGCTGCTAGCATAAAATTACCAAGAGATTCGGATGAAGGGTATGAAAGGCATACATATAAGGGTAAACTACAACAAAAGGCTGTGCAGGATATCAGAATTTGCAAAACTTCAATCCAACTTATTACCTGTGAAATATGTTCGGGAACTGTCATGGTCCATACGATTGATTTTTCAATTGGATTTGATGTTATGCGATATGTAAGGCCTTTATCAGCCAACCTTGAAAGTAAATGTCCTACATAAAAGCTAGGGAATTTCTCACGATATGCATAAGTCAAATTTTATCATGAATAATCTAAGAACATCAACGAAGCCCTTACCTCCTATTGACCCTAGTTCAACCACCTTAGTATCAATTTCAGCTACAATAGATTTTAGAGCAAACTTTCCTTTTTCCCATTTCTGCCTTTCTTTCTGCAATTTTTTTAACTCAACAGCTTCAGCTTTCAAAGCAGCTTTTTGCAATTTCTCTTGCTGCATGTTAGGTTTTGATGAGTTATTTATGCAAGAGAAGTATAAAAAAGGTAAcaataatttgtaataaaaaaGGTACTAGCCTCTTTCTTTAGCTTCTTTTCTTCCAACATACGAGTCCGCTCCTCCTTCGTCATCTTTCTTTTTACCGTTGCTCCATTTGTGCTACTTTTCTTATCAGAATCAGCTTTCATTTCTCGATTCTGCTTTATTGTGTTCCCTATCTGCTCTAAGGTAAAATTTTCTTTGTCTGGATCATCATTTTCCTGATCCATTTCATCAAACTATATGTTTAATACAGCAGCCAACAATACCTAAAACCTAAGTTTCTCTCAAAGTTCTCCAAAATTTTATTAAACTTAGAGAATTCAAATAGATAAGCAAGTTAGGTCTGTGTGTAAGCAAGTGTATATGAGAGAGAGAGGAAGAGGGAGGGGAAGACGAGGACGGTGAAAATTTGCTAATAAGATGGAACAATAGCAAAATGGCTATGTTGCAAGCaacaataagaaaaataaattaaaaacaaaagtaAAGTAAGAAGGAATTGAGGAAGCATCATGTAGGACCTGAAACTAAAAGTACCAACAAACTCAAAAATAACCAGATGTAAAACAAAATGCAGATGGTCCTTAAAGTCTTCAACCTTGCCAACCAAGTGCATGTTCAAACTTCTAAATCTTCCAATTGTCTATTATTCTCTTTCATCCTTGGAGTTCAAGAAGAGGAACACATAACTTCTTCAAGATTAAACTCCAAGCCTTACAATACTCCCTCTCAAATCCATCAATGGCTCAATTACACTGCTTGCTCCCATGACATTTATAATGCCAAACAAGGAGAAAAGCAACAATCATGCAACTGAGAAGAAATAGAGAAATGAACTAAAAAGATGACCAACAATTAACCATGCCACACACACAAGAAAAAAACAAAATGTTTTCATTGTCatttcatttttatcaaaatataGCATGAAAACGACCTACCTCACTCTTAGACCCTCCTACCCTCTACAACAAACTTTAAGTCAATGTTCCAAGTTTCTACCAGGCTCATAACATCACAACATTCACCGCTCCAAAAATCTGAACTAAAAGGGGAATACTCATAAGTGTTGCCGACTCAAAGTTCCAAGCAAATTTGCCTAAATGGGTCATAGGTTTTGATTTAAAGTCCAATTGATCaattaagaaaagaaaatgaatttaGATCACTATCATCCAATACAATAAGAACCAATAAATTTCCTAATGCTTAAGTTGGCATAACTGTCTAAGTGTATTTCTCGTGTGAtcttttttatgaaaatatatattcAAATATATTAAGTTTTTGAAAATGTTATCAATATATTTGTTCAGCACTTCAAATACATGTTTGGCTATGCTTTGAAATTTGGAAACAACACGACAGCAACCTGTTTGGCTACTTCAGAAGGTGAGTAATGCATCATTTATGTAATCATACCTCAAGAAGTTGTGGATCACCATCATCCTCTTCATACAATGGCTGAGAAGAACTGTCCTCACAGATTTGGATTAGATTAGAACTCCCTGAAACATGATTCTTTATCTTCCATTAATATACAAGAAAACAGATTCCAAACTACTGGATATGCTTCCTTTGGCAATTTTCAAAATTGTAGCAAGGTTTCAAGAACCAGACAACCACATATAGAACAATTCAACAGACAGCATCAACAAACCTAGATGAGATTCATAATCAAAAACTCTAGAACGCCATTCTAACTCTTCGGACTCATCAATGTAGGAGCACTTTGATCCATTCTCCTGATCATTGTCCCTTTTAGAACCAGTTTCAGAATCATTATCAGATTCCAAACATATCAATCTGCTTATTCCTGTTAGGTAAGGAAACAAAGgtagaaaaataaaagtaaaaattatgCAGAAGGATGGTAACCCATCAGAGTTTCTTTTCAACCAACaaaaaactttgaaaaaaatttgaATGAAAGATGAATCACTCCGAAATGACTCCAGATAGAAAagcaattaaaaaaaaatcaaaaagaaaCATAAAAGCATCACATGTTATTTTATCCAAAAACTGCTAATAGAATGAACCTCCTAAGTTTTAACTGCAATAAATATGTCAAAAAATTACACTTGTCATGATTTAGTAaaagctttaattttatttcgTTTTATCTTCGCTGCTTGCTTTTTGCTTCTACAAGAAAAAATGAAGTAAAAGAATGGCTCTGGATACAAAAGCATGTAACATTTTTGCATGATTAAAAGCTAAATATTTAACATTTCTTAACAACAAAATATACTAGTTTACTTTTATATAAAGCAAGCAAATATATGTTCAAATGCAGTTATATTTGAGCTATTTTACCCATTTTCATCATACACAGCTTTCATCGTTACCATTTGCTTTTGCATCAACATAagacaaaattaccaaaattgaaccatctctatttcaaattaaaatgaaaacgAATAAATTCCAAACTGCAACCCTaaaatgaagccaaaattcaactaaagaaTGTGAGTATGTAAAAGAGAAAGGAATAGACCAGAGAGCTTGGCATCTCCAATTTGAGGATCCGAAGCCTCAATTGAAGGGTCAGCATTGGAGCACCTGACGACCGAAGGCTCTGACATCGGAGTCTCGGCCACAAAGGAAGGAGTGGAGCCGCAGGTGAAGGGGGGGGCCAGTGACGGTTTTTGCGGGGTAGGGTCATCGTCGAGAATCAAAACCGGAGGTAAATGACTGTCCGGTACGGTTCTGGGCTTCTTGGAGATGGAAGGGCGGGGGGTCTTTGGGTCGTCTCCATCGGATAGGATGATTGGATCCGACATTGAAGCTACTGTGCGCTGCTAATTGGATTCTGAAAATCAAAAGATTTATCCTTTGGGAGTGTTTTGCTTTCGGCTTCGAATAAGCGCGGGATCAGTGAAGAGAACGTCGCGTTTGGTAACAAAGATTAAGTTATCCTAACTTTAGTTAGCACTTAGGGTTCCCGCAAAAAGCTCAGCCCAAGTTTCAACTGTAATCCAATCTTAATGTACCATATGTTGGCCCAGATATTTTTATTGGGTTGATTTCTTAGATATGTAGTGGTATATCTTTTGGTTTAAATATGCAGAAGGTCATTATCCTCTTTTAAATTTTAGTccctataatttaattttgagtgatttagtcccttttttatttaaatcattttttCAGATGTGGattttattaaaagataaaataattttttagccttcaacatttatagtttttttttatcaatttggtctttactctttaaaagtatataaaaattaaatgttttaaaaatatatgaaaaataaacattttctaaaaatttcaataaaatgtaTTACTTTTTATTGAATGGTTAGGGTGAGTATTCgattaaattgagtgaaaatattttgagttaattgagttgacgaatcctattttatcatcctaactcgatttgaatttttttcgaattgagtcgagtgaaatgaaatttgagtcgagtcgaattgaatcgagtgaaattgtttgagttaaattgaaaaattaaacatgtcaaattaaaattttgttacagtataactaatttcatgttaaagcacataaatttgaaacaatatatatttgaaaaatgatttaatatgataaacttgaattattaattaacttatttagatcccaaaattatagttttagaaaaatttaaaattttaactttatttgtatattctttacaatttttaaatttttatatttttaaaatataaattttagaattttcataAATATGTTGACTTGtaacaattattttaaatttttgggtAATTTTGTTGTAAGAGAGATCAAAttgcttattttcaaaattgatagggaccaaaagggtatttacaccaatctattattcaaattatttgaattataaaattcaacTTAACTCGAACTTGAATTACTTATTCGGGTTGGCTCGAATAACTCAAAtggattaactcaaaatttgaattatttttcgatttttttcgaatcgaatcgagttttgctcacgcATATAAATGATAATAATGTCTCACTAAACTTTAAGCTATTTTATTCAGTcaatattaaatcaaatttaaacaatattattttattttaaataaaattgattGTATATTAAAAAGATTTCAATATAAATTTaactataaaatattaatataatttttttaaaaaaaataatgaagCAACTCTAAATCCATTCAAACTATGATCATTTGAAGATAGGAAGGGAGATGAGGTTTAATGATACTGTGCTTGTTCTTCCTTTTGGGGGCTTAATTTTGATTTTCTGCGAATTTTTGTACCGTGGTTTATTTTAGATTAGAACCAAGTTTTGtgtacatatattatatataaattataagaaTTATATGTATTAGAAATTTGATCATACGCTTATGCGATTATAAATCACTTATTTAGAATATAAAAGTATgtttgaaaataatatttaataaataatgacATCACATATGTAAtatatacaaaattaaaataaaaattagttttaCTTGTaagtaaaaaaatttgaaataggtaaatacataatattaaaaatattaaatgcacTCCAATTATTTATCACGTATTGTCATTTTTTATAGCACGTCAAAAGTTATAAAGTTAGTGAAATTCAAtattaaaattctatttttttaaattaaatatcgAGTTGACTTGTGACACCAATGCAATCAGTGACATTATTTATACCAGAAATTCTATCAAACGTGTACGCGGGTGAAAACCACATACTTAAAACATAGATGATTGTTTAAAAGTAACATACAATAAACAATTGAACGTATGGTTTAAAATTAATTGTtaaattgatgaagatgataaattgtgtatatgaaagcaaaattgtataaaatattttaaaagttttgaATGAGTgataaatttaaggttttagTAATCCCATTGACACGGTTTCAAAtcctattatatacatattttaattagtctttgttaaaattaaaatattaaaatatccttAAATAATATAACTTTTTAATTACGAAtggatattttcatattttattaatcgaGTTAGTGACCCAGTTAAAGGTAACACCAACTTAGTTAGGagcttaataataaatatagataGACAATCGATAAAGGTAATaaattatacataataaaattaaaatatatataaaattgttaaaataaagCTTTAGTTTAGTGgtaaattaaatttttactaaTATAATTGGTGTGGGCTTGAATCTCATTATGTGTATATTTTTATTGGTTATTTTTAAGTGAAAAGACTAAAATACCTAAAATAATATTACCTATTTTAATTATGAaagaattaagggtaaaattaacTGAATCAAaagttttattaataatatagatAGTGCTGTGAAAATATTCCTCTTATTTTTAGTCCTAGACGTattattaatgaaacattgaaTCCAAACTTGCTATCTTATAGATTAGTTTaattaaaatcatttgaatcGATTTAGAATTTGTATCATTATTTACAAAttgtttaatattaatattttataattaaatttatataaaaatatttttcatatataattaatttgatttaaaattaaaataagtctgttcaattttgaattaatatagatAAGACAAATAACTCAAAGTTTGAAGAgacattat
The Gossypium arboreum isolate Shixiya-1 chromosome 10, ASM2569848v2, whole genome shotgun sequence genome window above contains:
- the LOC108474934 gene encoding crossover junction endonuclease EME1B-like isoform X1 gives rise to the protein MSDPIILSDGDDPKTPRPSISKKPRTVPDSHLPPVLILDDDPTPQKPSLAPPFTCGSTPSFVAETPMSEPSVVRCSNADPSIEASDPQIGDAKLSGISRLICLESDNDSETGSKRDNDQENGSKCSYIDESEELEWRSRVFDYESHLGSSNLIQICEDSSSQPLYEEDDGDPQLLEENDDPDKENFTLEQIGNTIKQNREMKADSDKKSSTNGATVKRKMTKEERTRMLEEKKLKKEQEKLQKAALKAEAVELKKLQKERQKWEKGKFALKSIVAEIDTKVVELGSIGGHLLSRLADKGLTYRITSNPIEKSIVWTMTVPEHISQLSPDGLEIQYVLIVSEAAEFCDLVTSDTLLDHISRVRSKYPSYTVCYLTNRLLAYINKRENEQYKNPAIDSGWRRPLVEEVLAKLTTYYARVHSRQCADESELAEHVVGLTCSLASCQFRKKLTRLCVSANGSLIPKDSIDKNLIKGNLWLKALLAIPKVQPRYALAIGRKYPTMKSLLHVYMDPTKSVHDKEFLLKDLVVEGLLGNDRRLGEICSKRVYRVLMAQSGSVKTDDIEDGADFFTHY
- the LOC108474934 gene encoding crossover junction endonuclease EME1B-like isoform X2 — protein: MSDPIILSDGDDPKTPRPSISKKPRTVPDSHLPPVLILDDDPTPQKPSLAPPFTCGSTPSFVAETPMSEPSVVRCSNADPSIEASDPQIGDAKLSGSSNLIQICEDSSSQPLYEEDDGDPQLLEENDDPDKENFTLEQIGNTIKQNREMKADSDKKSSTNGATVKRKMTKEERTRMLEEKKLKKEQEKLQKAALKAEAVELKKLQKERQKWEKGKFALKSIVAEIDTKVVELGSIGGHLLSRLADKGLTYRITSNPIEKSIVWTMTVPEHISQLSPDGLEIQYVLIVSEAAEFCDLVTSDTLLDHISRVRSKYPSYTVCYLTNRLLAYINKRENEQYKNPAIDSGWRRPLVEEVLAKLTTYYARVHSRQCADESELAEHVVGLTCSLASCQFRKKLTRLCVSANGSLIPKDSIDKNLIKGNLWLKALLAIPKVQPRYALAIGRKYPTMKSLLHVYMDPTKSVHDKEFLLKDLVVEGLLGNDRRLGEICSKRVYRVLMAQSGSVKTDDIEDGADFFTHY